A part of Miscanthus floridulus cultivar M001 chromosome 6, ASM1932011v1, whole genome shotgun sequence genomic DNA contains:
- the LOC136460686 gene encoding cysteine-rich receptor-like protein kinase 15 → MRMQSLVFLITAVLLILLTATADEVTTEFIPLYYTCSEDGGRYGENSTYLSNLKVLAGLLSANASTANFVSGTAGQAPDAVYGFVLCRGDYTGATCRNSLYKAFHNAVDKGFLCRFYKDVTIYYDDYMLRFSGDDVRRNLTNRPAWVALNMNSVTRVAGKNYGEKVEKLTKMIVEVAASSPGRYGTGKAWVGGNDVSTAYGLLHHESSDYYVGGRILGPRCNLRYEKELFFQETNATLLIDMPKNHLGKIEIILITIAAVLLIIILITLLGWIIQWKADSKIRNELEEWTRLVAVDIGTMFTHFTLSEIRSATDNFSEAKKLGEGAFGPVYWGQLASGVVAIKRLAAYSSQGLEQFRNEIRFIAKLQHLNLVKLIGCCMQQKEKILIYEYMPNRSLDDIFKDVAKWASLTWPLRQNIIDGIAQGLLYIHNFSQSETCIVHRDLKASNILLDHQMNPKISDFGIAMLSSSATESQDTVPMGTLGYMAPECFHGSSISVKSDVFSFGVLILEIISGRKVATSFRRYKRSDNLMAYAWRLWEDGNCKQLIDNSLSVEEHNRESEIIRCIQIALLCVQANPEDRPDMVEVVRMLSIKGTQLHNPKQPAYFDELIVATTSNHTSTRYLTAMHVHPA, encoded by the exons ATGCGCATGCAGTCCCTCGTCTTCCTTATTACGGCAGTGCTCCTGATCTTGTTGACGGCGACAGCCGACGAGGTGACGACGGAGTTCATTCCGTTATACTACACGTGCAGCGAGGATGGTGGCCGGTACGGAGAAAACAGCACGTACTTGTCTAACCTGAAGGTGCTGGCCGGGTTGCTCTCGGCGAACGCAAGCACAGCCAACTTCGTCTCCGGCACCGCCGGCCAGGCGCCTGACGCGGTCTACGGCTTCGTGCTCTGCCGCGGGGACTACACTGGCGCCACCTGCCGCAACAGCCTCTACAAGGCTTTCCACAACGCCGTTGACAAGGGCTTCCTCTGCCGGTTCTACAAGGACGTCACCATCTACTACGACGACTACATGCTCCGCTTCTCCGGCGACGACGTCCGCCGGAACCTCACTAACAGGCCGGCATGGGTCGCGTTGAACATGAACAGCGTGACTCGTGTCGCCGGCAAGAATTACGGTGAGAAAGTCGAGAAGCTGACCAAGATGATCGTGGAGGTGGCCGCAAGTTCGCCGGGCCGCTACGGCACGGGGAAGGCGTGGGTGGGAGGCAACGACGTGAGCACGGCTTACGGGCTGCTGCA TCACGAATCCAGTGACTACTACGTTGGCGGGAGGATTCTTGGCCCCCGGTGTAACCTGCGGTACGAGAAAGAGCTTTTCTTCCAGGAGACCAATGCCACGCTCCTGATCGATATGCCTAAAA ATCACCTCGGCAAAATCGAGATCATTCTAATCACCATTGCAGCTGTTCTCCTTATCATAATTCTTATAACTCTACTCGGATGGATCATACAATGGAAAGCAG ACTCAAAAATCAGAAATGAGCTAGAGGAATGGACAAGACTGGTTGCTGTGGACATAGGAACGATGTTTACACACTTTACTTTATCTGAGATAAGAAGTGCCACTGATAATTTCTCAGAAGCAAAGAAACTTGGAGAAGGAGCTTTTGGTCCCGTTTACTGG GGTCAATTAGCTTCTGGAGTTGTGGCAATCAAAAGATTAGCAGCATATTCAAGTCAAGGTTTGGAACAGTTCAGAAATGAAATTAGATTCATAGCAAAGCTTCAACACTTAAATCTTGTCAAGCTGATTGGTTGCTGTATGCAACAAAAAGAGAAGATACTTATCTATGAGTACATGCCGAACAGGAGCTTAGATGACATTTTCAAAG ATGTTGCGAAGTGGGCATCGCTGACATGGCCTCTGCGTCAGAATATAATTGATGGCATTGCTCAAGGACTTCTTTACATACACAACTTTTCACAATCAGAAACATGCATTGTCCACAGAGACTTGAAAGCAAGTAACATTCTATTGGACCATCAAATGAATCCAAAGATTTCTGATTTTGGGATAGCGATGCTTAGCTCAAGCGCGACAGAATCACAAGATACTGTACCAATGGGAACACT TGGTTACATGGCGCCTGAGTGCTTCCATGGGAGTAGCATCTCAGTGAAGTCTGATGTTTTTAGCTTTGGAGTCTTGATTTTGGAGATAATAAGTGGAAGGAAAGTTGCGACTAGTTTCCGTCGATACAAAAGATCAGACAATCTGATGGCTTAC GCTTGGCGACTTTGGGAGGATGGAAACTGTAAGCAGCTCATCGACAACTCTCTAAGTGTTGAGGAACATAACAGAGAGTCAGAAATAATCAGGTGCATTCAGATTGCTCTCCTATGTGTTCAGGCCAACCCAGAGGACAGGCCTGACATGGTAGAGGTTGTCAGGATGCTAAGCATCAAGGGCACCCAGCTGCACAATCCTAAGCAACCTGCTTATTTCGATGAACTCATAGTGGCAACAACAAGCAACCATACCAGCACTCGGTACCTCACAGCCATGCATGTCCATCCAGCTTAA